One window from the genome of Hyalangium gracile encodes:
- a CDS encoding heme ABC transporter ATP-binding protein, with amino-acid sequence MSLIAREIDVWRGRRRILGQVSLEVHPGEFLAVVGPNGAGKSTLLGALAGEHPCRMGEVLMEGIPLSRWKPRDRARQLGVLPQESSLVFGFTALEVVLLGRTPHGRGRENKEDVRIALSALAATGTRHLAARPYPTLSGGERQRIHLARVLAQLWEPPARGYRYLLLDEPTSSLDLAHQNLVLAQAVRFARQGGAVLAILHDLNLAARHAHRVAVLDSGRVVALGLPAQVLQPELIASTFGIAVEVIERPGSSAPLIVPSNDASELEPAPPAPIGE; translated from the coding sequence ATGAGCCTGATCGCCCGGGAGATCGATGTCTGGCGAGGGCGCCGCCGCATCCTCGGTCAGGTGTCCCTCGAGGTTCATCCCGGCGAGTTCCTCGCCGTCGTCGGGCCGAATGGCGCCGGCAAGTCCACGCTCCTGGGAGCGCTGGCCGGAGAGCACCCCTGCCGCATGGGCGAGGTGCTGATGGAGGGGATTCCCCTCTCGCGATGGAAGCCTCGGGATCGCGCGCGCCAGCTCGGCGTCCTCCCGCAGGAGTCCTCCCTCGTTTTCGGCTTCACCGCGCTGGAGGTCGTTCTTCTCGGCAGGACGCCGCACGGGCGCGGACGGGAGAACAAGGAAGACGTCCGGATCGCGCTGTCCGCCCTCGCGGCGACGGGCACCCGGCACCTGGCCGCTCGCCCCTACCCCACCCTCTCGGGCGGTGAGCGTCAGCGGATCCACCTCGCCCGTGTGCTGGCACAGCTCTGGGAGCCTCCCGCGCGCGGCTATCGCTACCTCCTGCTCGATGAGCCGACCTCGAGCCTGGACCTGGCGCATCAGAACCTGGTGCTGGCGCAGGCGGTGCGCTTCGCCCGGCAGGGCGGCGCGGTGCTCGCCATCCTCCATGACCTGAACCTCGCCGCGCGCCATGCCCACCGCGTGGCGGTGCTCGACAGCGGCCGGGTGGTGGCGCTCGGGCTTCCCGCGCAGGTGCTCCAACCCGAGCTCATCGCCTCCACCTTCGGCATCGCTGTCGAGGTGATCGAGCGTCCGGGCTCCTCCGCACCGCTGATCGTCCCCTCGAACGACGCTTCCGAGTTGGAGCCAGCGCCCCCAGCGCCCATCGGGGAGTGA
- a CDS encoding HPr family phosphocarrier protein, giving the protein MANVAEGTYEIINALGLHARAAAQLVKVANRFKCDTSIEHEGQKANAKSIMGVLMLAAGQGSKVKLTCKGEDAEACLAEIVKLINDRFGEGQ; this is encoded by the coding sequence ATGGCTAACGTCGCTGAAGGCACGTACGAGATCATCAACGCCCTGGGCCTGCACGCCCGGGCGGCCGCGCAGCTCGTCAAGGTGGCCAACCGCTTCAAGTGCGACACGTCCATCGAGCACGAGGGGCAGAAGGCCAACGCCAAGTCCATCATGGGCGTGCTCATGCTGGCGGCGGGGCAGGGCTCGAAGGTGAAGCTCACCTGCAAGGGCGAGGACGCGGAGGCCTGCCTGGCGGAGATCGTCAAGCTCATCAATGACCGTTTCGGAGAGGGGCAGTAG
- a CDS encoding FecCD family ABC transporter permease, whose product MRPGASWLWAGLVGALVIVALASLAVGAVAISPKALGSALLEALGSESGRRLEPVQEAVLLSIRLPRLVLAILVGGILAASGAALQALFRNPIVEPGLLGTSSGAALGAVCTIVFDVALATHLGALRQVAVPAAAFVGALGATLLAHRLGMASGRTEATRVLLAGIGINAGAAAGISLLTHIATDAQLRTITFWTLGSLGGASWQTVRVAVVPLALALLLLLREGSALNLLLLGEREAMHLGVNVERLKRRLILAAALGVGSAVACVGIISFVGLLVPSLLRLILGPDNRWLLGASALLGAALLLGADLLARTAASPAELPVGALTSALGTPVFIALLARGRGAAG is encoded by the coding sequence CTGCGTCCCGGCGCCTCGTGGCTCTGGGCGGGTCTGGTGGGAGCGCTGGTGATCGTGGCGCTCGCGTCCCTGGCCGTGGGAGCGGTGGCCATCTCCCCCAAGGCGCTGGGAAGCGCGCTGCTGGAGGCGCTCGGGAGCGAGTCGGGGCGCCGCCTCGAGCCTGTGCAGGAGGCCGTGCTCCTCTCCATCCGGCTTCCCCGCCTGGTGCTCGCCATCCTGGTGGGAGGCATCCTCGCGGCCAGCGGGGCGGCTCTCCAGGCGCTATTCCGCAATCCCATCGTGGAGCCCGGGCTGCTGGGCACCTCCAGCGGCGCGGCGCTGGGCGCGGTGTGCACCATTGTCTTCGATGTGGCGCTGGCCACCCATCTCGGAGCGCTCCGGCAGGTGGCGGTCCCTGCGGCAGCCTTCGTGGGTGCCCTGGGCGCCACGCTGCTGGCCCACCGGCTGGGGATGGCCTCGGGCCGGACGGAGGCCACGCGGGTCTTGCTCGCGGGAATCGGCATCAACGCGGGGGCGGCGGCTGGCATCAGCCTGCTCACCCACATCGCCACGGACGCGCAGCTTCGCACCATCACGTTCTGGACGCTGGGCAGCCTGGGCGGAGCCTCGTGGCAGACGGTTCGCGTCGCCGTCGTGCCCCTCGCGCTGGCGCTCTTGCTGCTGCTGCGTGAGGGCTCGGCGCTCAACCTCCTGCTGCTGGGGGAGCGAGAGGCCATGCACCTCGGCGTGAACGTGGAGCGGCTCAAGCGGCGACTCATCCTGGCCGCGGCGCTGGGCGTGGGCTCCGCCGTGGCCTGCGTGGGCATCATCAGCTTCGTGGGCCTGCTCGTGCCCTCGCTCCTGCGCCTCATCCTGGGACCGGACAACCGATGGCTGCTCGGGGCCTCGGCGCTGCTCGGCGCCGCGCTCCTGCTGGGCGCGGACCTGCTGGCACGCACGGCGGCCTCGCCCGCGGAGCTCCCGGTCGGCGCGCTCACCTCCGCCCTGGGGACCCCCGTCTTCATCGCGCTCCTGGCGCGTGGCAGAGGGGCGGCGGGATGA
- a CDS encoding heme/hemin ABC transporter substrate-binding protein: protein MRHLPAARVLSALMLVAATTAMAADPAPRKIVTVGPAITDTVLALGVGEHVVGVDDSSVSLPLASRLQKVGYQRALSTEGLLALGVQLLLVTAEAGPPGVLEQLRGVGVQVAVLPNEPTVEATRQRIRELSRLVGREERGKALLATLDQELARAATRVGALKGKIRPRILSVHARGAGALMVAGQNTTADTLIRLAGGENVITGYEGYRPLTAEAVVQARPDFILVPKSLLASSGGPEGLARLPGLSVVKGWRVAPLEDVHLMGFGARLGEAVLQLVEQFHPPERGTP from the coding sequence ATGAGGCACCTGCCCGCTGCGCGCGTGCTGTCCGCGCTGATGCTCGTGGCGGCGACCACGGCGATGGCCGCCGACCCGGCGCCTCGGAAGATCGTCACTGTCGGACCCGCCATCACCGACACCGTGCTCGCGCTGGGCGTGGGCGAGCATGTGGTGGGCGTGGATGACTCCAGCGTGTCACTGCCTTTGGCCTCGCGGCTCCAGAAGGTGGGCTATCAGCGGGCCCTGTCCACCGAGGGGCTGCTGGCGCTCGGGGTTCAGCTCCTGCTGGTCACGGCCGAGGCCGGCCCGCCCGGGGTGCTCGAGCAGCTTCGCGGCGTGGGAGTCCAGGTCGCCGTCCTGCCCAATGAGCCGACGGTAGAGGCCACGCGGCAGCGCATCCGCGAGCTGTCCCGTCTGGTGGGGAGGGAGGAGCGGGGCAAAGCCCTCCTCGCGACGCTGGATCAGGAGCTCGCTCGGGCCGCGACACGCGTCGGGGCTCTGAAGGGAAAGATCCGCCCCCGCATCCTGTCGGTCCATGCGCGGGGAGCCGGCGCCCTCATGGTCGCGGGGCAGAACACCACGGCGGACACGCTCATCCGGCTCGCCGGGGGAGAGAATGTCATCACCGGCTACGAGGGCTACCGCCCGCTCACCGCCGAGGCGGTGGTGCAGGCCCGTCCCGACTTCATCCTCGTGCCGAAGAGCCTCCTGGCGTCGAGCGGCGGACCCGAGGGACTGGCGCGCCTGCCGGGCCTGTCCGTGGTGAAGGGCTGGCGCGTGGCTCCGCTGGAGGATGTGCACCTCATGGGCTTTGGCGCTCGGCTGGGAGAAGCGGTGCTGCAGCTCGTGGAGCAGTTCCACCCGCCGGAGCGCGGTACGCCGTGA
- a CDS encoding PTS sugar transporter subunit IIB — protein MITLVRVDNRLIHGQVVEAWLPHLKVQRVVVADDEAASSPLIRAAMALAVQSAIEVQILPLAQVDFAAVSKDGVRTLVLLRDVAAVPFAFAHGLLMDHLNLGNVHFGTGRRQVSPSVFLAEAEVQALQGLADKGVRVEARAVPSEKSVELGELTERWTKGG, from the coding sequence GTGATCACCCTGGTCCGGGTCGACAACCGCCTCATCCACGGACAGGTCGTCGAGGCCTGGCTGCCGCACCTCAAGGTGCAGCGCGTCGTCGTCGCCGATGACGAAGCCGCCTCCAGTCCGCTCATCCGCGCCGCCATGGCGTTGGCGGTGCAGTCCGCCATTGAAGTGCAGATCCTCCCCCTGGCGCAGGTGGACTTCGCCGCCGTGTCCAAGGACGGGGTGCGCACGCTGGTGCTGCTCCGGGATGTGGCGGCGGTGCCCTTCGCCTTCGCGCACGGCCTGCTGATGGACCACCTGAACCTGGGCAACGTGCACTTCGGCACCGGGCGTCGGCAGGTGTCTCCGTCCGTCTTCCTGGCGGAGGCGGAGGTGCAGGCGCTGCAGGGGCTGGCGGACAAGGGCGTCCGGGTGGAGGCGCGCGCCGTGCCCTCCGAGAAGTCGGTGGAGCTGGGAGAGCTGACCGAGCGTTGGACAAAGGGCGGGTGA
- a CDS encoding PTS system mannose/fructose/sorbose family transporter subunit IID produces the protein MSTAPAPTLSRAVLLRVFLRSLALQASWNPKGMQNLGLVYSLFPALEQLYPDKKAQEAAVQRHLVFFNSHPYVAAAIVGGVLNHEQRIARGEETPDKVVAFKAALMGPLAALGDGFFWLSLKPAVGAVCAALVPVLHAWAALLFLFLYNLVHLSLRARFYMMGLALGDRLVEAVARANLPSRGARLRSVAAASAGGLAAWLAVDLGRTAGGDHAPWLVAGCLVLGVVSYVLVQQRVPNYVVLYLAAGLACAAGAFL, from the coding sequence GTGAGCACCGCCCCCGCTCCTACCCTGAGCCGAGCGGTGCTGCTGCGCGTCTTCCTGCGCTCGCTGGCGCTGCAGGCCTCGTGGAACCCCAAGGGGATGCAGAACCTGGGGCTGGTCTACAGCCTGTTCCCGGCGCTGGAGCAGCTCTACCCGGACAAGAAGGCGCAGGAGGCCGCGGTGCAGCGGCACCTGGTCTTCTTCAACAGCCACCCGTACGTGGCGGCGGCCATCGTCGGCGGGGTGCTCAACCACGAGCAGCGCATCGCTCGGGGCGAGGAGACGCCGGACAAGGTGGTGGCCTTCAAGGCCGCGCTGATGGGGCCGCTGGCGGCGCTGGGCGATGGGTTCTTCTGGCTGTCGCTCAAGCCGGCGGTGGGCGCGGTGTGCGCCGCGCTGGTGCCCGTGCTGCATGCCTGGGCGGCCCTGCTCTTCCTGTTCCTCTACAACCTGGTCCACCTCTCCCTGCGGGCCCGCTTCTACATGATGGGGCTGGCGCTGGGGGACAGGCTGGTGGAGGCGGTGGCGCGCGCCAACCTGCCCTCTCGGGGGGCGCGGCTGCGCTCGGTGGCGGCGGCGAGCGCCGGGGGCCTGGCCGCCTGGCTCGCGGTGGACCTGGGGAGGACTGCGGGTGGGGACCATGCGCCCTGGCTGGTGGCTGGCTGTCTGGTCCTGGGAGTGGTGTCCTATGTGCTCGTTCAACAGCGGGTGCCCAACTACGTCGTGCTGTACCTTGCCGCGGGGCTGGCGTGCGCGGCGGGAGCCTTTCTCTAG
- a CDS encoding tetratricopeptide repeat protein has translation MGIKLNGDLSEAIYRRWPLVIEVSVYHPDVSGAEPVPPITIAAKSGEWHQFIKLEVLRRIRGQADVRQDWPLKIAGSPSSGSLVLDEKNPAGRLTLLMAVEDVEPIPVGEYVLTAWLDTRSGATDATWHGTVRRTEGALLQEEPTPLSEQEACRKARVQVSYYRALGQRDQSAAALDAFLDQYPASVESMCWGLRGELFEEAGNIDEAIRFYRRSNAAGAQQSEPTSDPHAYCDLPAPPYYQDRCIDLMESRAPPEEPLRDLCL, from the coding sequence GTGGGGATCAAGCTCAACGGCGATCTCTCCGAGGCGATCTACCGTCGTTGGCCTCTCGTCATCGAGGTCAGCGTCTACCACCCGGATGTATCCGGGGCCGAGCCTGTCCCACCGATTACCATTGCCGCGAAGTCGGGCGAGTGGCACCAGTTCATCAAACTGGAGGTGCTCCGACGCATTCGTGGCCAGGCGGATGTGCGCCAGGACTGGCCGCTCAAAATCGCGGGCAGTCCCTCATCAGGCTCCCTCGTGCTCGACGAGAAGAACCCTGCTGGGCGCTTGACACTTCTCATGGCCGTGGAGGACGTGGAGCCTATCCCAGTGGGTGAGTACGTCTTGACTGCGTGGCTGGATACTCGTAGCGGTGCAACCGACGCGACGTGGCATGGGACGGTTCGTCGGACGGAGGGTGCCCTTCTTCAGGAAGAGCCTACGCCGCTCTCCGAACAAGAAGCTTGTCGGAAAGCTCGGGTGCAGGTCAGCTACTACCGGGCGCTCGGGCAGCGCGACCAGTCCGCTGCGGCGCTTGATGCCTTTCTCGATCAATACCCGGCCTCTGTGGAGTCCATGTGCTGGGGCCTTCGCGGAGAGCTGTTCGAGGAGGCCGGCAACATCGACGAGGCCATTCGCTTCTATCGCCGCTCCAATGCAGCGGGAGCCCAGCAGTCCGAACCTACCTCGGACCCCCATGCCTACTGTGATCTGCCGGCGCCACCCTACTACCAGGATCGCTGCATCGACCTCATGGAGAGTCGCGCACCTCCCGAGGAACCACTCCGAGACCTCTGCTTGTGA
- a CDS encoding hemin-degrading factor: MSQLHSVDSSSESLSLRERWRALRQAQPRARARDAAEQFGVSEAELLASGVGDDVVRLDNRVGEILSRLESLGPVMALTRNESAVHEKRGVYQQLELHSSRALFLGEDIDLRLFLSHWRFAFASQEGGASNGKRSLQFFDDTGTAIHKVFLEEDSHVAAFERLVAEFASGEQSPLLPVVRREPPAPPRPDITVDVQGLRGAWLALRDTHEFFGMLQRFEVARVQALRLVGADLALPVEPGALTWVLEQAAASQVPIMVFVGNRGAIQIHTGPVQKVRPTGPWMNVLDHGFNLHVRADHIATAWIVRKPTIDGVVTSVELFDSAGETIALLFGKRKPGQPEAPAWRALTEQLTRALPLPEESP; the protein is encoded by the coding sequence ATGTCCCAGCTCCATTCCGTCGACAGTTCCTCGGAGTCCCTGTCCCTCCGCGAGCGCTGGCGAGCCCTGCGCCAGGCCCAGCCCCGCGCGCGCGCCCGTGACGCCGCCGAGCAATTTGGCGTCAGTGAGGCCGAGCTGCTCGCCTCGGGCGTGGGGGACGATGTCGTCCGGCTCGACAACCGCGTCGGAGAGATCCTCTCCCGGCTGGAGTCGCTGGGCCCCGTGATGGCGCTCACCCGCAACGAGTCCGCCGTCCACGAGAAGCGCGGCGTCTACCAGCAGCTCGAACTCCACAGCTCCCGGGCGCTGTTCCTGGGCGAGGACATTGATCTGCGCCTGTTCCTCTCGCACTGGCGCTTCGCCTTCGCGTCCCAGGAGGGCGGCGCCAGCAATGGCAAGCGGAGCCTCCAGTTCTTCGACGACACCGGCACCGCCATCCACAAGGTGTTCCTGGAGGAGGACAGCCACGTCGCCGCCTTCGAGCGGCTGGTGGCGGAGTTCGCCAGTGGCGAGCAGTCGCCACTGCTGCCCGTGGTCCGGCGCGAGCCGCCGGCACCGCCTCGCCCGGACATCACCGTGGATGTGCAGGGACTGCGAGGGGCCTGGCTCGCGCTCCGAGACACCCACGAGTTCTTCGGGATGCTCCAGCGCTTCGAGGTGGCTCGGGTGCAGGCGCTGCGACTCGTGGGCGCGGATCTCGCCCTGCCGGTGGAGCCCGGCGCCCTGACCTGGGTGCTGGAGCAGGCGGCCGCCTCGCAGGTGCCCATCATGGTCTTCGTGGGCAACCGAGGCGCCATCCAGATCCACACCGGTCCGGTCCAGAAGGTGCGCCCGACAGGCCCGTGGATGAACGTGCTGGACCACGGGTTCAACCTGCACGTCCGCGCCGACCACATCGCCACAGCCTGGATCGTCCGCAAGCCCACCATCGATGGAGTCGTCACGTCCGTGGAGCTGTTCGACTCGGCGGGGGAGACCATCGCGCTGCTGTTCGGCAAGCGGAAGCCGGGCCAGCCGGAGGCTCCTGCCTGGCGAGCGCTGACCGAGCAACTGACGCGCGCGCTCCCCCTTCCCGAGGAGTCTCCATGA
- a CDS encoding diacylglycerol kinase catalytic domain-containing protein gives MYEKIVLVTRKTRLAELIERLNTRAQARFYLEHAGQDFEDYAREDDTYRRALDGLHGALAFGLPVQQVDRSLVPTFLFSGKELVVAVGQDGLVANVAKYVDRQPLVGVNPDPTRFDGVLLPFRVDGARAAVRRTLEGKASMREVTLAEARLADGQRLLAFNELFLGARTHVSARYTLRHGETAEPQSSSGVIVSTGAGSSGWLSSVFTLARGLTSSTGGVPGSTWRMGWEDPRLAFVVREPFVSRHSSADLISGFVTAERELVLESRMPSGGVIFSDGVEEDFLAFNAGATAHVRPAAQRARLVVSSLG, from the coding sequence ATGTACGAGAAGATCGTCCTCGTCACGCGCAAGACGCGGCTGGCGGAGCTCATCGAGCGGCTGAACACCCGGGCCCAGGCGCGCTTCTACCTGGAGCACGCCGGGCAGGACTTCGAGGACTACGCCCGCGAGGACGACACCTATCGCCGGGCGCTGGACGGGCTCCACGGCGCCCTGGCGTTCGGGCTGCCGGTGCAGCAGGTGGACCGCTCGCTGGTGCCCACCTTCCTCTTCAGCGGCAAGGAGCTGGTGGTGGCGGTGGGGCAGGACGGGCTGGTGGCCAACGTGGCCAAGTACGTGGACCGGCAGCCGCTGGTGGGGGTGAACCCGGATCCGACCCGCTTCGACGGGGTGCTGCTGCCCTTCCGGGTGGACGGGGCCCGGGCGGCGGTGCGGCGGACGCTGGAGGGCAAGGCGAGCATGCGCGAGGTGACGCTGGCCGAGGCGCGCCTGGCGGATGGGCAGCGGCTGCTGGCCTTCAACGAGCTGTTCCTCGGGGCGCGCACGCACGTGTCCGCGCGCTACACGCTGCGACACGGAGAGACAGCCGAGCCCCAGTCCTCCAGCGGCGTCATCGTCTCCACGGGGGCCGGCTCCAGCGGCTGGCTCTCCTCGGTCTTCACCCTGGCCCGAGGGCTCACCTCCTCCACGGGCGGGGTGCCGGGGAGCACCTGGCGGATGGGCTGGGAGGACCCCCGGCTGGCCTTCGTGGTGCGTGAGCCCTTCGTCAGCCGCCACTCCTCGGCAGACCTGATCAGCGGCTTCGTCACCGCCGAGCGGGAGCTGGTGCTGGAGTCCCGCATGCCCTCGGGGGGCGTCATCTTCAGCGATGGGGTGGAGGAGGACTTCCTGGCCTTCAACGCCGGGGCTACCGCCCACGTCAGGCCGGCGGCGCAACGGGCCCGACTCGTGGTGTCGTCACTCGGGTGA
- a CDS encoding PTS sugar transporter subunit IIC, translating into MSVGWTQVLLAGLWGGVVAVERKAFLQAMLSRPLVSATVMGALLGDVHSGLYVGMLLELFYLGTANLGASLPENDTVSATGTAAAAATMAAATGSGSTQALWSIAVLLFIALGRGGRYLDRLLEGYMARLARVALASAEAGNLSRAVRQNLWGMWPHFCLYGLVTAACALLGYFLGPLLERLPLDLLRGLAWAFPAMASVAAALAAQGSHARRAPLYAGLGATVVTLAVILFSLQERR; encoded by the coding sequence GTGAGCGTGGGCTGGACCCAGGTGCTGCTCGCGGGGCTCTGGGGCGGCGTGGTGGCGGTGGAGCGCAAGGCGTTCCTCCAGGCCATGCTCTCGCGGCCGCTGGTGTCCGCCACGGTGATGGGCGCGCTGCTGGGAGATGTCCACTCCGGCCTCTACGTGGGCATGCTGCTGGAGCTGTTCTACCTGGGCACCGCGAACCTGGGCGCCTCGCTGCCGGAGAATGACACCGTGTCGGCCACGGGCACGGCGGCGGCGGCGGCCACCATGGCGGCGGCCACGGGCTCGGGCTCCACGCAGGCGCTCTGGTCCATCGCCGTGCTGCTCTTCATCGCGCTGGGCCGGGGCGGGCGGTACCTGGATCGGCTCCTCGAGGGGTACATGGCGCGGCTGGCCCGCGTGGCGCTGGCCTCGGCCGAGGCGGGCAACCTCTCGCGCGCGGTGCGGCAGAACCTGTGGGGCATGTGGCCGCACTTCTGCCTCTACGGCCTGGTGACGGCCGCGTGCGCGCTGCTGGGCTACTTCCTCGGGCCGCTTTTGGAGCGGCTGCCGTTGGATCTGCTGCGCGGGCTGGCGTGGGCCTTCCCGGCCATGGCCTCGGTGGCGGCGGCGCTGGCGGCGCAGGGCAGCCATGCGCGGCGCGCGCCCCTGTACGCGGGGCTGGGGGCCACGGTGGTCACCCTGGCCGTCATCCTCTTCAGCCTCCAGGAGCGTCGGTGA
- a CDS encoding PTS sugar transporter subunit IIA: MVGLVVASHGRLAEELVATAEQIVGKLPAVATCNIEPGTSVEDLRAKMKQAVAKVDDGEGVIVMADLFGGTPCKESLMMCQRGNLEVLAGVNLPMILKANSLRGEHLPLPEMASLLAAYGQRNITCASALLREAQQSPRT; the protein is encoded by the coding sequence ATGGTCGGCCTCGTTGTCGCATCTCACGGGCGTCTGGCAGAAGAGCTGGTTGCCACCGCCGAGCAGATTGTGGGCAAGCTGCCCGCTGTGGCCACGTGCAACATCGAGCCAGGCACGTCCGTCGAGGACTTGCGGGCGAAGATGAAGCAGGCGGTGGCCAAGGTGGATGACGGGGAAGGTGTCATCGTCATGGCCGACCTGTTCGGAGGTACACCCTGCAAGGAGTCCCTGATGATGTGTCAGCGGGGCAACCTTGAAGTTCTTGCCGGCGTCAACCTTCCGATGATCCTCAAGGCCAACTCGCTGCGCGGCGAGCACCTGCCGCTCCCGGAGATGGCCTCCCTGCTGGCCGCCTATGGCCAGCGCAACATCACCTGCGCGTCCGCCCTTCTTCGCGAGGCTCAGCAGTCGCCGCGAACTTGA
- the ptsP gene encoding phosphoenolpyruvate--protein phosphotransferase → MSTPGTPTLNLKGIGASPGVGVGHAFILDRKRVRTPKLRLAEAEVEPERMRMRTALELSDRQLAELKDQITRTEGHDHALILEAHRLMLHDPMLVDEVDKLIVEDRINAEWAVRRVARKLKHLFDNIPDEYFRERRSDVDYVADRVVRNLMGQVVDEEVEIPAEAIVVAHDLSPADAAMMARSGRVAGFITDLGGQTSHTAIVARARETPAVVGAGKASEQISPGDLVALDGSSGVILVNPTPDQLALFREAQRVQQASEQLALRTKDLPATSADGYRIRLNGNMEFLEEIPSLLAHGAEGIGLYRTEFMFLDRKSVPSEEEHYRAYKQVLAAMGGRPVTIRTLDLGGDKVPSKTKHEKEPNPAMGLRAIRYCLANRELFRAQLRALLRASAHGNLRLMFPLICGMSELREARAELEHCRTELSRAGVPLGKRFPVGIMVETPSAALIADRLAQEADFFSVGTNDLIQYTLAIDRQNRDVAYLYKPLHLSVLRSIQNIVAAAKSAGIPVSMCGEMAGDPIYSLVLLALGFDELSMTSGQIPVVKNILRSANRAEAIALLNSAMELTTAEEIERYIRTEMERRFISAEP, encoded by the coding sequence GTGAGCACGCCAGGCACACCCACCTTGAACTTGAAGGGCATCGGCGCCTCCCCGGGCGTCGGGGTGGGGCACGCCTTCATCCTGGACCGCAAGCGGGTGCGCACGCCCAAGCTGCGGCTGGCCGAGGCGGAGGTGGAGCCCGAGCGCATGCGCATGCGCACCGCGCTGGAGCTGTCGGACCGCCAGCTCGCCGAGCTCAAGGATCAGATCACCCGCACCGAGGGGCATGACCACGCGCTCATCCTCGAGGCGCACCGGCTGATGCTCCACGATCCGATGCTCGTGGACGAGGTGGACAAGCTCATCGTCGAGGACCGCATCAACGCCGAGTGGGCGGTGCGGCGGGTGGCGCGCAAGCTCAAGCACCTGTTCGACAACATCCCGGACGAGTACTTCCGCGAGCGCCGCTCGGACGTGGACTACGTGGCCGACCGCGTGGTGCGCAACCTCATGGGCCAGGTGGTGGACGAGGAGGTGGAGATCCCCGCCGAGGCCATCGTCGTGGCGCACGACTTGTCGCCCGCGGACGCGGCGATGATGGCGCGCAGCGGGCGGGTGGCGGGCTTCATCACCGACCTGGGCGGCCAGACGAGCCACACGGCCATCGTCGCCCGCGCCCGGGAGACGCCGGCGGTGGTGGGCGCGGGCAAGGCCAGCGAGCAGATCTCCCCGGGAGACCTGGTGGCGCTGGATGGCTCGAGCGGCGTCATCCTGGTGAACCCCACGCCGGACCAGCTGGCGCTGTTCCGCGAGGCGCAGCGCGTGCAGCAGGCCAGCGAGCAGCTCGCCCTGCGCACGAAGGATCTGCCGGCGACGAGCGCGGACGGCTACCGCATCCGGCTCAACGGGAACATGGAGTTCCTGGAGGAGATCCCCTCGCTGCTGGCGCACGGTGCGGAGGGCATTGGCCTGTACCGCACCGAGTTCATGTTCCTGGACCGCAAGAGCGTGCCCTCGGAGGAGGAGCACTACCGGGCGTACAAGCAGGTGCTGGCGGCGATGGGCGGCAGGCCCGTCACCATTCGCACGTTGGACCTGGGCGGGGACAAGGTCCCGAGCAAGACGAAGCACGAGAAGGAGCCCAACCCGGCGATGGGCCTGCGGGCCATCCGCTACTGCCTGGCGAACCGGGAGCTGTTCCGGGCGCAGCTGCGAGCGCTGCTGCGGGCCAGCGCGCACGGCAACCTGCGGCTGATGTTCCCGCTCATCTGCGGCATGAGCGAGCTGCGAGAGGCGCGGGCGGAGCTGGAGCATTGCCGCACGGAGCTGAGCCGGGCGGGAGTGCCGCTGGGCAAGCGCTTCCCGGTGGGCATCATGGTGGAGACGCCGAGCGCCGCGCTGATCGCGGACCGACTGGCCCAGGAGGCGGACTTCTTCTCCGTGGGCACGAACGATCTCATCCAGTACACGCTGGCGATCGACCGCCAGAACCGGGACGTGGCCTACCTCTACAAGCCACTGCACCTGTCGGTGCTGCGCTCGATCCAGAACATCGTGGCCGCGGCGAAGTCCGCCGGCATCCCCGTGTCCATGTGCGGAGAGATGGCGGGAGACCCCATCTACTCGCTGGTGTTGCTGGCGCTGGGGTTCGACGAGCTGTCGATGACGTCGGGGCAGATCCCGGTGGTGAAGAACATCCTGCGCAGCGCCAACCGCGCGGAGGCCATCGCGCTGCTGAACTCCGCCATGGAGCTGACCACGGCGGAGGAGATCGAGCGCTACATCCGCACGGAGATGGAGCGGCGCTTCATCTCCGCGGAGCCATAG